The genomic window GGGTGAAGCTCGCACGCCTCCCAAGTGAACAAACGGCGATCTTGGACGTTTCGCTAGCACACGCAAACAGTGGAGATTGACGACATGGATGCAAACGTTGTGCGTCAGGCCGAGCTTTATCGCATGGCAACGAACGAACACATCTGTCCTTTCGGTCTCAAGTCCAAAGACCTCCTTCGTCGCCAAGGCTATAAGATCGACGATCACCAGCTGACGACGCGTGCCAGGACTAATGCATTCAAACAGCAAGAAGGCGTTGAGACGACGCCGCAAACTTTTATCAATGGCACGCGCATCGGCGGATACGATGACCTTCTGGTGCATTTCGAAAAGAGCGGCCAGAATTCCCTGGCTGTGACCTATAAACCGGTGATCGCGGTCTTCGCCACTGCCGCACTGATGGCGCTCTCGTTCAACTGGGCTGCCTTCGGCGCGCTGCTAACCATCCAAGCAGTCCAATGGTTCATCGCCATTTCAATGTGCGTCCTTGCGATCCTCAAACTGCGGGATATCGAGAGCTTTTCAAACATGTTCTTGGGCTACGATCTGCTGGCCCAACGATATGTTCCCTATGCTTATGTATACCCCTTCGGCGAGGCTCTCGCAGGCATCCTGATGATCGCAGGTGCATTGCTGTGGGTCGCAATTCCGATCGCCCTCGTCATTGGCACCATCGGCGCGATCTCGGTTTTTAAGGCTGTTTATGTCGACAGACGAGAACTCCAATGTGCCTGCGTAGGCGGCGATAGCAATGTGCCCCTTGGCTTCGTCTCTCTCACCGAAAACTTGATGATGGTCTCAATGGCCATCTGGATGCTCGTCAAATAGGAGGACCGATTTATCATGACCTACGGCCGCTTCTTCGCGATGATCGCCACTTCGACGGTGGTTATGTTCGTCCTGATGTATCTCAACACTTATGCACTGGACCATGTCACCTACAGCCAGACCCGTACATGGATGGCGATCTATATGGGTGCCGTCATGGCGATCGTCATGATCGGATACATGTGGTCCATGTACGAGAATACTAGCGCTAACGTTGCCATTGCTGTGGGGAGCGCAGTGATATTCGCAACGAGCCTATGGCTTGTGCGCAGTCAGGAAACGGTGGGAGATATTTCTTACATGAAGGCGATGATCCCGCATCATTCCATCGCCATCATGACAAGTGAACGCGCCCAGATACGCGATCCGCGTGTCCGAGAACTTGCCGACGAAATTATCGAAGCTCAGGTGCGAGAGATTGATGAGATGAAGCAGCTGATCCGCGATCTCGAAAACAATGCAGTCCCGGATGATGCGCCAGTTTTGCCTGCAGGCAAAGACGATCAGAGCTGACAGATCGGCCGAGCGAGCTTTGCTGCGGCAGGTCGGCTGCTATTTGTAGTGATATCTAATGCTCGATGGATTATAAGTGAGGGTGCAGCATAGAGAAATTGGCGCGGGTGATAGCGCAATGGTCGACCAGAATGCAACACTTGATAGAGTAGCATTGCTCCTCGGAGATCATAGTGTGGCTGAAAACCTCACTTGGCTGGTCAACGGCCCCTATCGCACAGGGCTGTATGAGGTAGATGGCATCGATTTCGATTCTTCCTTCAACACTACAATGCTGCCGAAACGTGACGCTGCGTTGAGATTTCAATTTAAAGGCAAAGTCTTTGAGATCAACGCCCTGAACAGAGGCGGGGACCATAGCGGAAGCAGCTACACTTCGGAAATGTCGCTTTATGTTGATTCAGATCAGGTGTTGGTTGCCCGCCTTGAGAGCACCTATGGAGATTTCGGATGGAAACGCTCCGTCTCGATTGGTCCATTGACCCTGAAGCACGCGGCCCCTGGAGAGTGGATGGAGGACTTGCAAGCCATCGTGGAAGATTGCCGTACCTCGTGGAAGCCTAGGCAACAGCAACTCGAAGCTATGGGCATAGCAATGGACATCGACGAGCTTGGTTAAACAGACCATTAAGAGCACTAAGCTGAAGGTTAAATGAATTCCCCGGCAACCTGTTTCCACTT from Georhizobium profundi includes these protein-coding regions:
- a CDS encoding MauE/DoxX family redox-associated membrane protein, translating into MDANVVRQAELYRMATNEHICPFGLKSKDLLRRQGYKIDDHQLTTRARTNAFKQQEGVETTPQTFINGTRIGGYDDLLVHFEKSGQNSLAVTYKPVIAVFATAALMALSFNWAAFGALLTIQAVQWFIAISMCVLAILKLRDIESFSNMFLGYDLLAQRYVPYAYVYPFGEALAGILMIAGALLWVAIPIALVIGTIGAISVFKAVYVDRRELQCACVGGDSNVPLGFVSLTENLMMVSMAIWMLVK
- a CDS encoding DUF305 domain-containing protein, whose product is MTYGRFFAMIATSTVVMFVLMYLNTYALDHVTYSQTRTWMAIYMGAVMAIVMIGYMWSMYENTSANVAIAVGSAVIFATSLWLVRSQETVGDISYMKAMIPHHSIAIMTSERAQIRDPRVRELADEIIEAQVREIDEMKQLIRDLENNAVPDDAPVLPAGKDDQS